Proteins from one Carcharodon carcharias isolate sCarCar2 chromosome 37 unlocalized genomic scaffold, sCarCar2.pri SUPER_37_unloc_1, whole genome shotgun sequence genomic window:
- the LOC121274519 gene encoding histone H1-like: MSDTAAAETAPPAAAAQVKPPKKKKTAPRSKAAGPKLGEQILKIVAGCSDRKGMSLAAIKKALSGSGVDVGKLGSQIRLSIRRKVESGSLVQVKGQGASGSFKIPKKESQGKVGKKEKKPTAKKSLVKKPVAKKVKTKKAAAKKSPARKVAAKKSPAKKATVKKTSSKKAATPKKVKKAALKKKSPAKKLTGGKALKKVDKSKAKPKVKAAKAKKAAPGKK; encoded by the coding sequence ATGTCTGATACTGCAGCCGCCGAAACGGCTCCTCCAGCCGCTGCCGCTCAAGTCAAACCTCCCAAGAAGAAGAAGACGGCTCCCCGATCGAAGGCAGCCGGTCCCAAGTTAGGCGAACAGATCCTGAAGATTGTGGCGGGTTGCAGCGATCGCAAGGGGATGTCCCTGGCCGCGATAAAGAAAGCTTTGTCTGGCAGCGGTGTCGATGTGGGGAAGCTGGGCTCCCAGATCAGGTTAAGTATCAGGAGGAAGGTGGAGAGCGGCTCCCTGGTGCAGGTAAAGGGACAGGGCGCCTCCGGTTCCTTCAAAATTCCTAAGAAGGAATCCCAGGGGAAAGTGGGAAAGAAGGAGAAGAAACCAACAGCCAAGAAATCTTTAGTAAAGAAACCAGTAGCCAAGAAGGTGAAAACAAAGAAAGCAGCAGCCAAGAAATCTCCAGCCAGGAAGGTAGCAGCCAAAAAATCCCCAGCGAAGAAAGCAACAGTCAAGAAAACAAGCAGCAAGAAGGCGGCAACTCCAAAAAAGGTGAAGAAAGCAGCGCTGAAGAAAAAATCTCCCGCCAAGAAGCTCACGGGCGGAAAGGCTTTAAAAAAAGTGGATAAATCGAAGGCCAAACCCAAAGTGAAAGCAGCAAAGGCTAAGAAAGCAGCGCCAGGAAAGAAGTGA